In one Deltaproteobacteria bacterium genomic region, the following are encoded:
- a CDS encoding peroxiredoxin family protein → MSIVRATIIASLLLLSGCSDMMDDLNPVGTDKSSSLSQPAADITVLDSLGNTINVPSDYIGTPVVLYFTMWCPVCDQHTTDMLNNTVPNFPGVEFFLVDYVSSSVAQVRSNELGGGYGTSFTTLADINDFLENYYDGAMGATVVIDATGIIRMNEDYLDGSRLRTVLGSL, encoded by the coding sequence ATGTCTATCGTTAGAGCCACAATAATTGCCTCATTACTTCTCCTTTCAGGTTGCAGCGACATGATGGATGATTTAAACCCTGTCGGCACCGATAAGAGTTCATCCTTATCTCAGCCGGCAGCAGATATTACCGTTCTCGATTCCCTCGGTAATACGATTAACGTTCCATCAGATTATATCGGCACTCCTGTCGTACTCTACTTCACCATGTGGTGTCCTGTCTGTGACCAGCATACCACAGATATGCTAAACAACACGGTACCCAACTTTCCCGGTGTTGAATTTTTCCTCGTTGATTATGTCTCTTCTTCCGTTGCTCAGGTAAGGAGTAACGAACTGGGAGGAGGTTATGGCACATCCTTCACTACCCTGGCCGACATTAATGATTTTCTGGAAAACTATTATGACGGCGCCATGGGAGCGACCGTCGTTATTGATGCCACAGGGATTATCAGGATGAATGAGGATTACCTTGACGGGTCGAGACTGCGAACAGTCCTGGGATCATTATGA
- a CDS encoding cytochrome C, producing MKIYKALQKLMQGAERALAISIILLLVVAGNLQAATAELHPAIPLYDEDGAHVLDSAKPYSPRKSCGNGDGGGCHDYEAITHAYHFEMGRDEASDDYGKKRGLPHFVSPGYFGGYNCMGGSNQDVLAKKDNASVGDFADKGSAGWIQRCNGCHMGGGWMEKDRNGTRYDEKDPESVTYLDGDYFNRGTTTNNTMASIDTISQWNWKKSGVVEGDCMRCHGDFSNLKDGMAASALAGAYRSGLRGHDLASAGYFRYMGTAIFGFLNMQPASVEIPDSSAVLFNRDDSGHLVLGEDGQPVLTWNASVFDENRQLTIPMLRFPENDNCMACHLTSNSRRGFYGFGDSAFIDYSSDGTMIEDYQDDIHKGKNWTENGVTRLIDNCSSCHGRHYFRSNEANTDLDADHNFLKGNGDMDVRNDLDYNPNAKSCEYCHDRAANRPTYGGYSSMQSVHLDIWRFNGDMSGYPTDTLDRITKTHLDVVSCQACHITDKISRGRAIQIMYRYRRGEDGLLKISPYNPRIRYYWKDKNSGRILVQTERNAVFVQSKDESGNTIGIITDPMTGTEYGTVTARISHGSLRFGDPGDYAGFVGLKKAYDSLLKLKGVTNPDTALVWTESNQYVISHNTRPGVSSVQCSECHPYKGDGTTISALISTDGLLGAGNVKTVTQLVDKRLVDEGIVLFDLPYMKVDEAGKVTENVSDVLYASKINPSMTRFNAEIATAAELEAREIGDAEAFGTSGIYNMDEVSALKASYLTVTDVFLFKPNYGDEAVRKIAIIAEQFNDGGLSDFIFSSARMEIAISDETISNSASDAGFGGLLAEVYSIDLLNSQGDDITTFNNEYIVIKLPYRGTNTNKEEVKILTSADGSTWSAIDSSQIVAIQPASELDGPGYVLFATNHLSYYTVADSTVEAASGASTLSGGSSSGGKGFCFIATAAYGSYEEGHVQVLRDFRDQILLTNAPGTAFVDFYYKHSPPMADWIAKHETMRSIVRVLLWPLFAVAYFLVKMNMVQQLVFTLLFLSAASAGLSLYRKKAGLY from the coding sequence ATGAAGATCTACAAAGCTCTGCAAAAACTAATGCAGGGGGCAGAAAGGGCCCTTGCCATTTCTATAATTTTATTACTCGTAGTTGCCGGGAACTTGCAGGCAGCCACTGCGGAACTTCACCCGGCCATTCCACTCTATGATGAAGATGGTGCTCATGTTCTGGATAGCGCAAAACCCTACAGTCCGAGAAAGAGCTGCGGCAATGGCGATGGAGGAGGATGCCATGACTATGAAGCAATTACTCACGCCTATCACTTCGAAATGGGTCGTGATGAGGCAAGCGATGACTACGGTAAAAAGAGGGGACTTCCACACTTCGTATCTCCCGGCTATTTTGGCGGTTACAACTGCATGGGCGGTAGCAACCAGGATGTACTGGCAAAAAAAGACAACGCCAGCGTTGGCGACTTTGCCGATAAAGGTTCTGCCGGTTGGATACAGCGCTGTAACGGCTGCCATATGGGCGGTGGATGGATGGAGAAAGACAGGAATGGAACAAGATACGATGAGAAAGATCCGGAATCTGTTACTTACCTTGACGGTGACTACTTCAACAGGGGAACGACGACGAACAACACAATGGCCTCCATCGATACTATCTCACAGTGGAACTGGAAAAAGAGTGGCGTCGTAGAAGGCGATTGTATGCGCTGCCACGGTGACTTTTCCAATCTTAAAGATGGCATGGCTGCATCTGCTCTTGCAGGTGCATACAGAAGTGGATTAAGAGGTCATGACCTTGCCTCGGCAGGATATTTCAGGTACATGGGTACGGCCATCTTTGGATTCCTGAACATGCAACCTGCTTCAGTGGAGATTCCCGATTCAAGCGCCGTCCTTTTTAACCGGGATGATTCAGGGCATCTTGTATTAGGTGAAGACGGACAGCCTGTTCTCACATGGAATGCCTCTGTATTTGATGAAAACAGGCAATTAACAATCCCCATGCTTCGTTTCCCGGAAAATGATAACTGTATGGCTTGTCATCTCACAAGCAACTCGAGACGTGGTTTCTATGGTTTCGGTGATTCAGCCTTTATCGATTACAGCAGCGACGGCACCATGATAGAAGACTACCAGGACGACATCCATAAAGGAAAAAACTGGACCGAAAATGGCGTAACCAGGCTCATAGACAACTGCAGTTCCTGTCACGGAAGACATTACTTCAGATCCAATGAAGCAAATACGGACCTTGACGCCGACCACAACTTTCTTAAGGGTAATGGCGATATGGACGTGAGAAACGACCTTGACTATAACCCCAATGCAAAGTCCTGTGAATACTGTCACGACCGAGCGGCCAATCGCCCCACTTACGGCGGTTACTCATCAATGCAGTCTGTTCATCTCGATATATGGCGTTTCAACGGGGATATGTCAGGCTACCCGACAGACACCCTTGACAGGATAACAAAGACCCACCTCGATGTTGTCTCCTGCCAGGCATGTCATATTACTGACAAAATATCCAGGGGCAGAGCTATTCAGATCATGTATCGTTACAGGAGAGGTGAAGACGGCCTTTTAAAGATCTCCCCCTATAATCCCAGAATCCGTTACTACTGGAAAGACAAGAACAGCGGTCGTATCCTCGTTCAGACCGAGAGAAATGCCGTCTTTGTCCAGAGTAAAGATGAAAGTGGTAATACCATCGGTATTATCACCGACCCCATGACCGGCACCGAATACGGTACCGTAACAGCCAGGATATCTCACGGTTCTCTCAGGTTCGGTGATCCTGGCGATTATGCCGGATTTGTAGGATTGAAGAAGGCCTACGACAGTCTGCTCAAGCTTAAGGGTGTTACAAATCCCGATACGGCTCTGGTATGGACGGAATCCAACCAGTACGTCATATCTCACAATACAAGGCCCGGTGTATCTTCAGTACAGTGTTCAGAGTGTCATCCATACAAAGGTGATGGAACTACCATTAGCGCCCTCATATCTACTGATGGATTGCTTGGCGCGGGAAATGTTAAGACCGTAACCCAACTCGTTGACAAGCGACTCGTTGATGAAGGAATTGTGCTCTTTGATCTTCCCTATATGAAGGTCGATGAAGCAGGTAAGGTTACGGAAAATGTCTCCGATGTTCTCTATGCGTCAAAGATAAATCCCTCTATGACCCGTTTCAATGCTGAAATAGCTACGGCTGCTGAACTGGAAGCAAGGGAAATAGGAGATGCCGAGGCATTTGGAACAAGCGGTATATATAACATGGATGAAGTCTCTGCCTTAAAAGCGAGCTACCTGACAGTGACTGACGTATTCCTTTTCAAGCCTAACTACGGTGATGAGGCAGTCAGAAAAATAGCCATTATTGCCGAACAGTTCAACGATGGTGGCCTGAGTGATTTCATTTTTTCATCAGCCCGCATGGAGATTGCCATTTCAGATGAGACAATCAGCAATTCTGCTTCAGATGCCGGTTTCGGAGGTCTTCTTGCAGAGGTATACTCCATAGACCTTCTTAACAGCCAGGGCGATGATATCACCACCTTTAATAATGAATATATAGTTATTAAGCTTCCCTATAGAGGCACAAATACAAATAAGGAAGAAGTCAAAATTCTCACATCTGCCGATGGGTCAACATGGTCAGCTATCGATAGTTCACAGATAGTCGCCATTCAACCTGCAAGCGAACTGGATGGCCCGGGCTATGTCCTCTTTGCAACTAACCATCTGAGCTACTATACGGTGGCCGATAGTACCGTTGAAGCGGCATCGGGAGCCAGTACCCTGTCCGGTGGAAGCAGCAGTGGTGGAAAGGGCTTCTGTTTTATCGCAACGGCAGCCTATGGTTCCTATGAAGAGGGCCATGTTCAGGTTCTTCGCGATTTCCGTGACCAGATCCTCCTTACCAATGCACCGGGTACGGCTTTTGTAGACTTCTACTACAAGCACAGCCCACCCATGGCGGACTGGATTGCAAAACATGAAACCATGAGATCTATCGTAAGGGTTTTGCTCTGGCCACTCTTTGCCGTGGCATACTTTCTCGTGAAAATGAACATGGTGCAGCAGCTTGTGTTCACACTGCTTTTCCTGTCTGCAGCGTCGGCAGGTTTATCTTTGTACAGGAAAAAAGCGGGCCTTTACTGA
- the sfsA gene encoding DNA/RNA nuclease SfsA — translation MQLFNNISKAKFISRPNRFIIICDLNGKETKTYLPNPGRLWELLFPGVTLYIERSNNEERKIPWTVVAVESRGRPVMLHTHKTNDAARHLLERGLVPGLEDAEIVRSEVKYGNSRFDFLLKRGDEDIYLEVKSCTLFSERVAMFPDAITERGKRHVEELVHLSSGKTRCVVLFVISSPHVEVFSPEYHTDLNFALTLIKAKDKIDIIPLSIGWRDDLSLHNKVRQVSIPWEKIEREASDRGAYLFMMKLDKDVSIETGSLGHIQYKKGFYIYVGSAMKNLTKRIERHKRLRKNMHWHIDYLRQHAHFHAALPLRTANRIECQLANSLKELVHWQVPSFGSTDCNCGSHLFGMNEDPLRSLVFHDFLQQYRMERLIDLP, via the coding sequence ATGCAACTCTTCAACAACATCAGCAAAGCAAAATTCATCTCCCGGCCCAACCGCTTCATCATCATCTGCGACCTTAACGGCAAGGAGACAAAAACCTACCTCCCTAATCCCGGCAGACTCTGGGAACTTCTCTTCCCCGGCGTTACTCTCTATATCGAAAGGAGTAACAACGAGGAGAGAAAGATCCCCTGGACGGTAGTCGCCGTGGAAAGCAGAGGAAGGCCTGTCATGCTTCATACTCATAAGACAAATGATGCGGCAAGGCACCTCCTGGAAAGGGGACTCGTGCCGGGTCTGGAAGATGCTGAGATAGTAAGAAGTGAAGTCAAGTACGGCAATAGCCGATTTGATTTTCTCCTTAAAAGAGGTGATGAAGACATTTACCTTGAAGTAAAGTCCTGTACCCTCTTCAGTGAAAGGGTCGCCATGTTTCCCGATGCCATTACCGAGAGAGGAAAGAGGCATGTAGAGGAACTTGTCCACCTTTCCTCAGGCAAGACGCGTTGTGTCGTCCTGTTCGTAATAAGCTCACCCCATGTAGAGGTTTTCAGCCCTGAATACCATACGGACCTCAACTTTGCCTTAACACTTATCAAGGCTAAAGACAAGATCGATATTATCCCACTATCCATCGGCTGGCGGGATGATCTTTCCCTCCATAATAAAGTCAGACAGGTATCCATTCCCTGGGAGAAAATAGAAAGAGAGGCTTCTGACAGAGGAGCTTATCTCTTCATGATGAAACTTGATAAAGATGTTTCAATAGAAACGGGGAGCCTCGGTCATATCCAATATAAGAAAGGCTTTTATATTTACGTCGGTTCAGCCATGAAAAACCTGACAAAACGAATCGAGCGCCACAAAAGGCTCAGGAAAAACATGCACTGGCATATAGATTACCTGAGACAACATGCCCATTTCCATGCTGCCCTCCCCCTTCGTACGGCTAATAGAATAGAGTGTCAACTAGCCAACTCTCTTAAGGAGCTTGTCCACTGGCAGGTTCCCTCTTTTGGTTCAACGGACTGCAACTGCGGATCACATCTCTTCGGAATGAATGAAGACCCCCTGCGTTCACTTGTTTTTCATGATTTTCTTCAACAATACAGAATGGAAAGATTGATCGATCTCCCTTAA
- a CDS encoding 4Fe-4S binding protein, with translation MNILERLIRIHNWQKVRYSTIILSCALFFAPFLIIPGLFNSNDFCGTLCIRRFYLYFPGMGLDDLTIQLKVSIAGVFLLLAILIVTFFFGRLWCSFICPVGGFPELVSRSLNNRIKIEYRALPQVAIRYGYFGFYLVMMPMIGISACTLCNFMTIPRIFDAIGGGQMGMNYILSSIGIANVALVALLGFFASKGRAFCAFLCPVGAIDGIVNRIGAAFKFTRHIRVERDRCTGCMACAQACMTGAIEMDDKIALVDQLSCMSCHECVDVCHHGAIEYLSIPPDTRRHRRKRDEVLPPLPEWTALYNPGEGQGLAGIRWQRIIMVSVLAMSLIFIIATWAGAAPRKIDPDGCLSCHAIKGLDYIDKQGILRTATIDESHYYASLHGSVPCKDCHRKIEKYPHKVKNGEVDCAATCHVKEPSKGDKYSHKKVSEEYKGSVHKEGWSKGLTGGNRLKEEKETQSPSCRGCHSNSLYIEEENMARFKELFVNCDRECGRCHQGVAWRGQFGGHIFRRFMGGRWDKENGNKLCNDCHGDIEKMTKAKITDWKSGKKKKSEAPFILATKSYNMTLHAKMVMMKDEMGASCIDCHSPDGFKHNVRQGSDLKASTHKDNLAATCGQDKCHSYATSPLNEGFVRTAMHSLDLPPADKEIAPIDSRRLSSNWFRIAAVLVPLALLTLLLNFGWSTVIKKKGKQWPILGGDSFQIKMLKRTPKGKKKAGSDKGKKLSSLIFLLFLLTPAITKADNLYLDMFDRAQVKQSDADKLKEKLKKHKKVEPVTLTLKPYHKRRSFSNDDPKTLCSSCHGNLPHKKEVKTRTFLNMHSDFITCDGCHFTPKGVEVKKRWIDMESGYMSGISYKETTRSGNKKIASFIKGKPQTLLEDHPFAMETAKNLKTLSIDDKASLILKLHSPLSKKKLGCSTCHSKDQKFLELEDLGYDDAKRKKIEQSSIAKFVERLKKNGPINLKVLGR, from the coding sequence ATGAATATACTGGAACGACTCATAAGAATCCATAACTGGCAGAAGGTGCGATATTCAACGATCATCCTATCCTGTGCCCTCTTCTTTGCTCCCTTCCTTATTATCCCCGGACTCTTCAACAGTAACGACTTTTGCGGGACGCTCTGCATAAGGCGTTTTTATCTCTACTTCCCCGGCATGGGCCTCGATGACCTGACGATACAGCTGAAAGTCTCCATTGCCGGCGTCTTCCTCCTTCTGGCCATACTCATCGTTACCTTCTTTTTTGGGCGTTTGTGGTGCTCCTTCATCTGCCCTGTGGGAGGCTTTCCTGAACTTGTGAGCCGCAGCCTAAACAACAGGATAAAGATCGAATACCGCGCACTACCCCAGGTAGCCATAAGGTATGGCTACTTCGGTTTTTACCTCGTCATGATGCCCATGATCGGCATAAGCGCCTGCACCCTTTGCAACTTCATGACCATACCGAGAATCTTTGATGCTATCGGCGGTGGACAGATGGGTATGAACTATATTCTCTCATCCATCGGTATTGCCAATGTAGCCCTTGTTGCACTTCTCGGCTTTTTTGCCAGCAAGGGACGGGCTTTTTGCGCATTCCTCTGTCCTGTGGGGGCCATAGACGGTATCGTCAACAGGATAGGCGCAGCATTTAAGTTTACACGGCACATCAGGGTGGAAAGAGACCGCTGTACCGGCTGCATGGCCTGTGCACAGGCCTGTATGACAGGCGCCATTGAAATGGATGATAAAATAGCCCTTGTAGACCAGCTTTCCTGCATGTCCTGCCATGAGTGTGTAGACGTCTGCCACCACGGCGCCATCGAGTATCTCTCTATCCCGCCCGATACGAGAAGGCACAGAAGAAAAAGGGATGAGGTGCTCCCACCTCTTCCTGAGTGGACGGCCCTCTATAATCCCGGAGAGGGTCAGGGTCTGGCAGGCATTAGATGGCAGAGGATCATTATGGTCTCCGTGCTGGCAATGTCTCTCATTTTCATTATCGCTACCTGGGCAGGCGCCGCGCCAAGAAAGATCGATCCCGACGGATGCCTCAGCTGTCATGCCATTAAAGGCCTCGACTATATAGACAAGCAGGGAATCTTAAGAACGGCAACCATCGACGAATCACACTATTATGCCTCACTGCATGGTTCCGTCCCCTGTAAGGACTGCCACAGAAAAATAGAAAAATACCCCCACAAAGTTAAAAATGGTGAAGTTGACTGTGCCGCAACATGTCACGTGAAGGAACCCTCCAAAGGAGACAAGTATTCCCACAAAAAAGTAAGTGAAGAATACAAGGGCTCCGTTCATAAAGAGGGATGGTCAAAAGGACTCACCGGCGGAAACCGTTTGAAAGAAGAAAAAGAGACCCAATCCCCCTCATGCAGGGGCTGTCACAGCAACAGCCTCTATATTGAGGAAGAAAATATGGCCAGGTTCAAGGAGCTCTTTGTCAACTGTGACAGGGAGTGCGGCAGATGCCACCAGGGCGTTGCCTGGCGCGGGCAGTTCGGCGGACATATTTTCAGGCGCTTTATGGGCGGCAGGTGGGACAAAGAGAATGGAAACAAGCTCTGCAACGACTGTCACGGTGATATAGAAAAAATGACTAAAGCTAAGATTACTGATTGGAAAAGCGGTAAAAAGAAGAAGTCTGAAGCGCCTTTTATCCTGGCCACTAAAAGCTACAATATGACGCTCCACGCCAAGATGGTTATGATGAAAGACGAAATGGGGGCTTCCTGCATTGATTGTCACTCACCTGACGGTTTCAAGCATAATGTTCGGCAAGGTTCTGATTTAAAAGCATCAACTCATAAGGACAATCTTGCCGCTACCTGCGGACAGGACAAATGCCACAGCTATGCCACATCACCCCTTAACGAAGGTTTTGTGAGGACAGCCATGCATTCACTGGATCTGCCCCCGGCAGATAAAGAAATTGCACCCATCGATTCAAGGCGACTCAGCTCAAACTGGTTCAGGATAGCGGCAGTACTTGTACCCCTTGCCCTGCTCACCCTACTCCTGAATTTTGGCTGGTCAACGGTGATTAAAAAGAAAGGAAAGCAATGGCCCATTCTCGGTGGAGACAGTTTTCAGATAAAAATGCTAAAACGGACGCCTAAGGGCAAGAAGAAGGCCGGGAGCGACAAGGGAAAAAAGCTCAGCAGCCTTATTTTCCTGCTATTCCTCCTCACACCGGCCATAACAAAGGCTGACAATCTCTACCTTGACATGTTTGACAGGGCTCAAGTTAAGCAGAGTGATGCTGACAAACTTAAAGAGAAGCTTAAAAAACATAAAAAGGTTGAACCTGTTACCCTGACGCTAAAGCCTTACCACAAGAGACGGTCATTTTCTAATGATGACCCGAAGACACTCTGCTCTTCATGCCACGGCAACCTTCCTCATAAAAAAGAGGTAAAGACCAGGACATTCCTTAACATGCATTCAGACTTCATTACCTGTGACGGCTGTCACTTCACCCCCAAAGGAGTGGAAGTAAAAAAGAGGTGGATCGATATGGAGAGCGGATACATGTCCGGTATTTCTTATAAAGAAACAACAAGGAGTGGTAATAAGAAAATCGCCTCTTTTATCAAGGGTAAGCCACAGACACTCCTGGAGGATCATCCCTTCGCCATGGAGACTGCAAAGAATCTTAAAACACTCTCTATTGATGATAAAGCCAGCCTGATCCTCAAATTGCATAGCCCACTTTCAAAAAAGAAACTGGGGTGCAGCACATGCCACAGCAAGGACCAGAAGTTTCTTGAACTGGAAGACCTGGGCTATGACGATGCGAAAAGAAAGAAAATTGAGCAGAGCAGCATTGCAAAGTTTGTGGAGAGGCTTAAAAAGAATGGGCCGATAAATCTGAAGGTGCTGGGGAGGTAG
- a CDS encoding cytochrome c3 family protein translates to MSLFSKTLYTFLFLSLLWPSASIAAPFVAEPLLSIKGNFNQPSDIAISEEGKIYVLDGVKGRIKVFSNKGKQLTTIKGEKSFKLPMAMAIEGKYLYLADTLNHRIAIFNTNGSHIKNIVLTSDHDSPTPPEPTGIAVSKGDIFWSDRANHRICITEIASGKRIKCFGKKGEGEEEFHFPFMLAFDKDDYLHVVDVLNGRIKYFNARGNYFGDISSFGTSEGTLYRPNGISIEDDNIFISDAYSGKISVFKGGLFSGYIKDKSGKALIFNTPVGIKIQGNRLYVAQMGSNSIEVLSISESHKSSHSVNSSGSTASGRDCITCHLSWSPDYEAEEDKGGELPVASSPMCYSCHHGAVIESRPSIGTGHQHPSGEKRMKPNKKTERKDNVPDHYPLIADKQLYCGSCHTPHEIGREDEGYLGKTKNRWIRGGEKGTGDCLPCHKSKEDKVGVKNRLFKGVNHPAGIILKKPPQGADEKLYASTKALQKGLPKILKDHGAKIDSRKRISCNSCHRAHGTEEKKLVLMKNSKGELCAACHERLYNTTWKEARKKGVHPVTLDLEKPLKLGDIEIKSIRCNTCHSVHNGKKDSPLISRKIQNDLPCIDCHERVYAKNKEEASKKGVHPVKLKFKKAITIGKREIKEMDCLTCHSVHDGKEGTPALIEEYKNGELCLNCHERMKDMPGMDHDLRITAKESKNGLKETPLEAGLCGSCHSMHRGKREASFLYSGRLGIYSSTLKVTNKDILCFECHTDKGNAGKKVIKEFDHPYKDIVLRSKTTILPLFDKNDEKSEFGEIRCVTCHNPHSWSPGKKKQVVYGPPGNNIEGDVLNSFLRRKGAKGTFCVECHGLETRIKYKYYHDKLGRDAGIDYLK, encoded by the coding sequence ATGTCGTTATTTTCAAAAACATTATATACGTTCCTCTTCCTCTCCCTCCTATGGCCATCTGCATCTATAGCTGCACCCTTTGTTGCAGAGCCACTCCTGTCAATAAAAGGGAACTTCAACCAACCTAGTGACATCGCCATCTCTGAAGAAGGCAAAATCTATGTATTGGACGGAGTCAAGGGAAGAATAAAAGTATTCAGTAACAAGGGAAAACAACTGACAACGATCAAGGGAGAGAAAAGCTTTAAGCTCCCCATGGCTATGGCCATTGAAGGTAAATACCTCTACCTTGCCGACACCCTTAACCACCGCATAGCTATATTTAATACTAATGGTTCCCACATTAAAAACATCGTTCTCACTTCAGATCATGACAGCCCTACCCCACCGGAACCGACAGGTATAGCGGTGAGCAAAGGAGACATTTTCTGGAGCGACAGGGCAAATCACAGAATATGCATTACCGAGATTGCCAGCGGTAAGAGAATCAAATGTTTCGGCAAAAAAGGCGAAGGTGAGGAGGAATTCCACTTTCCCTTCATGCTCGCCTTCGACAAGGATGATTACCTTCATGTAGTCGATGTATTAAATGGAAGAATAAAATATTTTAATGCCCGTGGTAACTATTTTGGTGATATTTCCTCATTTGGGACAAGTGAGGGTACTCTTTACAGGCCAAACGGTATCTCTATAGAGGACGATAATATTTTCATCTCTGATGCCTATTCAGGAAAGATATCGGTCTTTAAGGGAGGCCTTTTTTCGGGATACATCAAGGACAAATCAGGTAAAGCCCTCATTTTCAATACCCCTGTCGGCATCAAAATTCAAGGTAACAGGCTTTACGTCGCTCAAATGGGCAGCAACAGCATCGAAGTATTAAGTATATCAGAGAGTCACAAATCCTCCCATAGCGTTAACAGCTCAGGCAGTACAGCTTCTGGAAGAGACTGCATTACCTGCCACCTTTCCTGGTCACCGGATTATGAAGCGGAAGAAGACAAAGGCGGCGAACTCCCCGTTGCTTCTTCCCCTATGTGCTACAGCTGCCATCACGGTGCCGTTATAGAGTCGAGGCCATCCATCGGCACAGGACACCAGCACCCGTCAGGTGAGAAGAGAATGAAACCCAATAAGAAAACTGAAAGGAAAGACAATGTTCCCGACCATTATCCACTCATAGCTGATAAACAGCTCTACTGCGGAAGTTGCCACACGCCCCATGAAATTGGACGTGAAGATGAAGGGTACCTGGGAAAGACGAAAAACCGGTGGATAAGAGGGGGTGAAAAAGGAACGGGTGACTGCCTCCCCTGTCACAAGTCAAAAGAAGATAAAGTAGGGGTAAAGAATCGCCTATTTAAAGGAGTCAACCATCCTGCAGGTATTATCCTTAAAAAACCTCCCCAGGGAGCCGATGAAAAGCTGTATGCATCAACCAAAGCTCTGCAAAAAGGGCTCCCCAAAATACTTAAAGATCATGGTGCAAAAATAGATTCCAGAAAACGAATAAGCTGCAATAGTTGCCACAGAGCCCACGGAACAGAAGAAAAGAAACTTGTCCTCATGAAAAACAGCAAGGGTGAACTTTGCGCTGCCTGTCATGAAAGGCTCTACAATACAACATGGAAAGAAGCAAGAAAAAAAGGGGTTCACCCTGTAACCCTCGATCTCGAAAAACCTCTTAAACTTGGGGATATAGAGATTAAATCCATCCGTTGCAATACCTGCCATTCAGTCCATAATGGGAAAAAGGATTCTCCCCTTATTTCAAGGAAGATTCAAAATGACCTTCCCTGCATCGATTGTCATGAAAGGGTTTATGCAAAAAATAAAGAGGAAGCAAGCAAAAAGGGAGTTCATCCCGTAAAACTGAAGTTTAAAAAGGCAATCACCATAGGGAAAAGAGAAATTAAAGAGATGGACTGCCTCACCTGTCATTCAGTCCATGACGGCAAGGAAGGTACTCCTGCCCTTATAGAGGAATACAAAAACGGAGAGCTATGCCTTAATTGCCATGAAAGGATGAAGGATATGCCGGGCATGGACCATGATCTTCGTATTACCGCCAAAGAGAGCAAAAATGGCCTCAAGGAGACACCCCTGGAGGCTGGCCTTTGCGGAAGCTGTCACTCCATGCATCGCGGCAAAAGGGAAGCATCCTTTCTCTACTCAGGCAGACTCGGTATCTATAGCAGTACTTTAAAAGTTACCAACAAGGATATTCTCTGCTTTGAGTGCCATACAGACAAAGGCAATGCCGGGAAGAAAGTAATCAAGGAATTCGATCACCCCTACAAAGATATTGTCCTTCGCTCAAAAACCACCATTTTGCCACTCTTTGATAAAAATGATGAAAAAAGCGAATTCGGTGAAATAAGATGCGTCACCTGCCATAATCCCCATAGCTGGTCTCCCGGTAAAAAGAAACAAGTAGTCTATGGCCCTCCCGGAAATAATATCGAGGGAGACGTTCTCAACAGCTTTTTGAGGCGTAAAGGAGCAAAAGGAACTTTTTGCGTAGAATGTCATGGTCTGGAAACAAGGATTAAATATAAGTATTACCATGACAAGCTGGGAAGAGACGCCGGAATTGACTACTTAAAGTAA
- a CDS encoding diheme cytochrome c gives MMKLLFPFVLLLILLSTSPVYAEDEGKELFTIRCAGFCHQLPEPSMLKAKQWRMIMTVMQDRMKQKGIDQLTEAEFEKIFSYLKKNSRK, from the coding sequence ATGATGAAGTTATTATTTCCTTTTGTATTACTGCTTATTCTCTTAAGCACTTCTCCCGTTTATGCGGAAGATGAAGGAAAAGAGCTTTTTACCATCAGGTGTGCAGGTTTCTGCCATCAGCTTCCCGAACCTTCCATGCTTAAGGCAAAGCAGTGGCGCATGATTATGACTGTCATGCAGGACAGGATGAAACAGAAGGGAATCGATCAGTTAACAGAAGCGGAGTTTGAAAAAATCTTTTCTTACCTCAAGAAGAATTCCAGGAAATAG